ATGGACGGTCATCGGAAATTACTCACCAAGCGGGCGTTTCTCGCCTCGGCTGGCGTAACGGCGTTCGCCGGTTGTCTCGGTACTGCGGGCACGGAATCCGACGAGGAGGAGAACACGACCGACGAGAACGCGACTGATCCCTCTCCCGATCCGGAGCCGGAGCCCGAGCCCGACCCGGAACCTGACGAGCCGACGCTGTTTCTCGACGGCGATCCGCGAGAGGAGTTCTGGGACCGTGGCGAGAGCTGGCAGGACTGTGAGTCACTCGACGACTGGGAGGTGCTTTCGGGCTCGCTCGAACCCGCGACCGACCACGTCTATCGTGGTTCGCAATCGGCTCATCTGACGAACGGGGACGACGACGAGGTACGCGTGCGGATCCCGCTTTCGGGGTTCGACCTCACGAGGACCTCGTTCTCGCTCGCAATGGACATCGTGGATCCCGGAGACCTCTATTCGCCGTCGTTCAACGTCAATGCACCGGAGTGTGACAAGGAGATCCATTTCCGGACTCGACACAAGATCGACGAACCGGGTTGGATCCGCTACGATCTCGGTATCAGCCACACGTACGGACTCGAGGCGGAGGACGCCTACATGACGATCTCGTGGGGCGGAGACGTCGACTGGTATATAGACGACATCCGGGCGGTACCAGTCGAGAGCGACCCGAAGCTGTTCATCCAGTTCGACGACTCGCTTCGAACGACCTACGAGACGGCGTTTCCGATCATGGAGCAGTACGGTCTCACCGCGACGGTCTTCACCGTAACGGGGCGGGAAGGATACAGTCGAAACCTGACCCTGG
The nucleotide sequence above comes from Halalkalicoccus subterraneus. Encoded proteins:
- a CDS encoding polysaccharide deacetylase family protein — its product is MDGHRKLLTKRAFLASAGVTAFAGCLGTAGTESDEEENTTDENATDPSPDPEPEPEPDPEPDEPTLFLDGDPREEFWDRGESWQDCESLDDWEVLSGSLEPATDHVYRGSQSAHLTNGDDDEVRVRIPLSGFDLTRTSFSLAMDIVDPGDLYSPSFNVNAPECDKEIHFRTRHKIDEPGWIRYDLGISHTYGLEAEDAYMTISWGGDVDWYIDDIRAVPVESDPKLFIQFDDSLRTTYETAFPIMEQYGLTATVFTVTGREGYSRNLTLEQMKEMQEAGWEFGSHTHTHQRTGELSLDEQREELERSKEWLLDHGFTQAASTLAYPFGSFTTETMDIAADYYDFATHGQRGSMNRTISSPLSVNRHPGDDPGRSMELIDILLDKRMPTDTLVLYYHEVIEDDETWIDPAGFEETMAYIDERGVECLLTSELRDQQFD